From Medicago truncatula cultivar Jemalong A17 chromosome 7, MtrunA17r5.0-ANR, whole genome shotgun sequence, a single genomic window includes:
- the LOC11408538 gene encoding isoliquiritigenin 2'-O-methyltransferase has product MGSYTNDKENHVVETLTPQIDDSGTLLAMIIGSNMVFPAVFKAAIELNLFDIIAKEISHESSVGFVSAFEIASKLPITQYSDLPNRLDRMLRLLASHGLLSISTRTNDDGSIVRVYAITPAGKHFVHHENEDNYMDAFTSYLNHPAFLGVWSNLKEAIIEPEINVFEKVHGIPIYEYFEKDQQINNLFNKAMTQTCAIHMKIILEIYKGYEGISTLVDVGGGNGQCLKMIISKYPSIKAINFDLPQVIEHAPPFPGIEHVGGNMFECVPQGDAIMIKLVFHNWSDEKCLETLINCHKALPSNGKVIIVDFISPEDLESTNASKMISIVDNMMFITAGGKERTSKEFESLGKHSGFSKFQVVCRAFSILGVMELYK; this is encoded by the exons atgggTTCCTATACCAATGATAAAGAGAACCAtgtagtggaaactctcacccCACAAATAGATGATAGTGGTACCCTCTTAGCCATGATTATAGGTTCCAATATGGTGTTTCCTGCAGTTTTTAAAGCTGCAATTGAACTCAACTTGTTTGATATCATTGCTAAGGAAATATCACATGAAAGTAGTGTTGGATTTGTGTCGGCTTTCGAAATTGCCTCAAAGTTACCAATAACTCAATACTCCGACTTACCAAATAGGCTTGACCGTATGCTGCGCTTACTTGCTAGCCACGGTCTCCTGTCCATTTCCACTCGGACCAACGATGATGGTAGCATTGTGAGAGTTTATGCAATCACACCTGCCGGTAAACACTTTGTCCATCATGAAAATGAGGATAATTATATGGACGCATTCACATCATATTTGAATCACCCAGCTTTCCTAGGAGTGTG GTCGAATTTGAAGGAAGCAATTATAGAACCAGAGATAAACGTATTCGAGAAAGTTCATGGAATACCTATCTATGAATACTTTGAGAAAGATCAAcaaataaacaacttatttaacaaAGCAATGACTCAAACATGTGCAATTCACATGAAAATAATCCTTGAAATATACAAAGGATATGAAGGAATATCAACACTGGTTGATGTAGGAGGTGGAAATGGACAATGTCTCAAAATGATTATATCCAAATATCCATCAATAAAGGCaatcaattttgatctcccacaAGTGATTGAACATGCACCACCCTTTCCAG GGATCGAACATGTTGGAGGAAATATGTTTGAATGTGTTCCACAAGGAGATGCTATAATGATTAAG CTTGTGTTCCATAATTGGTCGGATGAAAAATGCTTAGAAACTTTAATCAATTGTCACAAAGCTTTGCCTTCAAATGGTAAGGTCATTATTGTGGATTTCATATCTCCAGAAGATCTAGAATCAACAAATGCATCTAAGATGATTTCAATTGTTGATAACATGATGTTTATCACAGCTGGTGGTAAGGAAAGAACTTCAAAAGAATTTGAAAGTTTGGGTAAACATTCTGGATTTTCTAAATTCCAAGTTGTTTGTCGTGCTTTCTCCATCCTTGGAGTGATGGAactttacaaataa